Part of the Anopheles coluzzii chromosome 3, AcolN3, whole genome shotgun sequence genome is shown below.
GAGGCGTCCGAGTACGATAGCTACCTGCTGGCAAAAAGCTATTTCCTCGTCCGGGAGTACGACCGGTCCGCTTACTTCACGCGGAACTGCCTTTCGCCGGTGCCGAAGTTTCTCCATCTGTACGCTACGTACATGTCGAAGGAGAAGAAACGGTTAGACAACATGACCGACAGCTCGGTCGTTAGTTCGGTGAGCCACGCGAAGGATTTCGCCGAGCTGTTGAGCATCCTGCGAATGGAACACAGTAAAGACTCGCTTGATGGTTACTGTCTGTATCTGTACGGCGTGATACTGAAGAAGCTGGATCTAAACGATATCGCAGTGCGGGTGTTTGTCGAGGCAATTAATGCCGAACCGACGCTCTGGAGTGCCTGGCTAGAGCTAGCCCCGCTCGTGAACGATAAAAGAATGCTGGAAGGGTTGAAGCTGCCGAACCACTGGATGAAAAGCATTTTCGAGGGGTACACGTACATCGAGCTGTTCCAGAACGACGAgggaattaaaatatttgagaATCTACAGAAGAACGGCTTCGGAAAGTGTATCTTCATTCCTACGCTGCTCGCGATCGCTTACTCGAACAAACGAGACGTTGACCGGTCTATCGACATCTTCCAGCACCTGCAGAGTGTCGATCCGTACCGGCTGGACAATCTCGACTCGTACTCGAATCTGCTGTTCGTAAAGGATATGAAAACAGAAATGTCCCATCTGGCCCACAAGGTGGTGGAGATCAACAAGTACAGCCCCGAGACGTGCTGCGTGGTGGGCAACTATTACAGCATACGGTCCGATCACTACAAAGCTGTGATGTATTTCCAACGGGCCCTCAAGCTGAACCCGCGCTACCTGTCCGCCTGGACGCTGATGGGGCACGAGTTTATGGAGATGAAAAATACGAACGCGGCTATCCAAAGCTACCGCCAAGCGGTCGGTAAGTATATGGAGCGGGGTGTGATTACTTAGCCAGAACACTTAATGAGGAATGCGCTGTTTCTGTTTCGCAGAGGTTAACAAACGCGACTTTCGCGCGTGGTACGGGCTGGGCCAGGCGTACGAAATACTAAAAATGACCTTCTACAGCCTGTACTACTATAAAGCGGCCCAGCAGCTCCGCCCGTACGATAGCCGCATGCTGGTGGCGCTGGGCGAAACGTACGAAAAGCTGAACAAGGTAGCCGATGCCCTCAAGTGCTACCAGAAAGCGTACAACGTGGGCGATATCGAGGGCGTGGCACTGTACAGTATGGCCAAGCTGTACGAAAAGCAGGGCGAAACCGAAAAAGCCATCCCTGCGTTCTTGAAGTTCTGCTCGGACGAGAAGCTCATCGCCGACAAGGCTTCACTGTGCCACGCGTACATGACGCTCGGCAATTATTACGAAAAAATCGAAGACCTCGACAAAGCGTCGTACTTTGCGTACAAATGCTTGGACTACGAGGAGATGAAGCGGGAAGCCGAATCGTTGCTGAAAAGCATTGCCAACAAGCGTGCACACAAGGCAACGACGTCGGCTGCGACGGCAGCAACAAATCCGTCCGGAGCGGGCAAATCTACCGAGGAGGAAAAACCAACGCCGGAAGGCGTTCCGGCGGAAACGTATGGCGAGGATATGGAGATGGACGAAACGAATCTTTCCAAGCGCATCGAGGTGGCAatggcggaggaggaggaggagcaggaagaAGAGGCAGGAACCAGCGAGCTGGCGGAAAGTTCCGACATGCCCGAGTTCCATATGGAAGATTCGTACGATGTGAATGAATGAAGGAATAAAATATCTCTCTTTTGGGTAATcgatttaaaattatattcGCACGAGAAATTATTGTTACTACACGTTTCCACtgtccacacacacgcacgtgaCAGTTTCATGTTCCAATCATAAGCGAGCTATGCTCGTTGCTAGGCAACAGCACTTTCTCAACAAATCATTTCTCTCAGCAAACCATTACCTTTTTTCGCAGAACAGCAATACACGACTACACAAAGGTAACTAAACTTTAAATCAGCCAGAAAATGCTTCGCAGCGGAAATACCACCACGCTGCTGTGCGATGAGCAGACCAAGTTTATCCTGGAGCGTATCAGCACGGTGGAGAAACATTTCGGCGAGCTGTGCGGTGCGTTTGCCGAATACACGCGCAAGGTAGCCCGGATGCGTGACAAGACGGACGAGCTGGCTCACACCACGCAGGACTACTGCGATACGGAAAAGCTGAATCCCACGCTGACCGGTGCGCTGTCCAGCATGGCCAAGGCCGTCACGCTGCTGGGCGATTTTCACGACGCACGGGTGAAGCGGCTCGAGGCGAAGATTGTTTCCGAGCTGGCACAGTACGAAACGGTCTGCAAGCACTGCAAGGAAGACGTGAAGGAAGCGCTGCTAGTGCGGGACAAAGATTTGGCCAAGCGGAAGCAGCTCGAGCaaagcaaaagtcgcaacGGAAGGTTAAAGCGCAACACGAACGATACGGAAATCATCAAATCGAACCTAGAGGTGGAAAAGGCGTTGAAAGAAATCGAGCACCAGGTGGAGCGATTTGAGAAGCAGAAGCTGCACGACCTGAAGGAGCTGCTGCTAAGCTTTGTGCTGATTGAGCTGAAGATGCACACGCAGGCGGTGGAGGTGCTTTCGGCCACGTACCAAGACATCAGCGATATTGACGAGTCGAAGGACTTGCAGGTAAGGACAATTGGAGAGTGTATCTTGCAAATAGTGAGGAATACCGTGTGAAAGGTAAAGGAAagcatttatttaattttaaaatacttaCATGCTTCTACAACGTATCTGGAATGGTTAGAGCGTTCACAAGGAATTAAAAAGACAGAATCGGGTAAAAGATAAAAGCATGTGAATGCCACCAAGCATTGCATGTTTATCGTAGCTCCTTTCCTTTACTTCCAGCAATTTAAGAAAATCCTCCAACAAGACACCGTCCCTGATCGTTACTTCCTACAGCGCATCAAAAGCCAGTCCATGGGTGCGCTGAACGCTACCCTTGCTGGGTTTAACACTGGCCGTAAAAATAAAAGCCTCAGCTCAAACTCGCTCAATTCGTCCCAGGAACAAGAGGAACAGGAGATTGCCACAGAATCAAGCGAACAGCAGCGGACGCAGAAAAAGGGTGCCACCGTCTCGAGACGTTCGAACAAAACGTCCATCCAATCAGTGGAATCATTGGTAAATCACAAATCGAAATCAATAATTATCAATGTTAACtgatttaaaaaatccttATCATCTCTTTTGCAGGACACATTGAAGCGTAACTTGTCTTCCGACTCGAGCAGCACTTCCGAGGAAGACGACACCGAGGACAGCGAAACGCTAACGGACGAAAACTCGGACACTCCGATAAAGACGATAAAGGCAGCAGGTGGCTTAAGCGATTATGGGAAAAAGAGCCAGGTTGATTCGTCGTTTAAAATAATCAAGCTTAAAGACTACAATCCGTAGTGCTGACGGCTTTAAGGGACGCATGAGACACGTTCGATTAACAGAGAATTTATCATTCATTACAGCGCAAGAATGGTATCGTTTCGGTTCGCAAGTTTCAATTCGAAAGCTACGGTACGATTAGGATGGACGGTTGCTCTCCGTCGAAGTTACTGGATCGTTACCTAGCAACCAGGCCTGTTGAATCGAATCGAACCGTATTAGAGATAGGGACCGTTATTACTATCTTAAAACGTACCGTATGCTTATGGGTGCGTTGGGTCGGTGAAGGAATTGCACGGTTACTATGGTTTGATGGGATTGCTAACAAACCCAATGTTACTTACGTCCCATTTTTACAATGAGTAATATACCTTCATGTTTAGAATCCACCCCAATTCGTACACGATTCTTTCCAACTACCCTTCCCTCCCAGGCCGTACAGCGGAGAATCGATTTTACTCTTTTATATTATAGATTCGTTCTTAGTGCTTACGTGTGTACACAATCGAAAGTATGCTACCGATGATAGTCCCAAATATGCCTGAACTGTTGTATTCCACCCCGATTGCCGTCGATTAAATCATACTTCTTAAacatattcttttttttttcttttgctgctcGTTGAAACAAGCCTTACACCAATCTCTTTAACCGATTTACCAGCCTACAGTAAGTTTGGTACATTTTAAGCTTCTTCACTCTTCAACTctgataaaaatgaaaacttccGCTCCTGTAACTCAAGCGTAAATGCAAGGGGGTGGGtggggggtgtgtgtgtgtgtttgtgtacgggTGTATATAGGTATTTAATGCAAAGTGAGTAAAAAGCCCCCGGAATGGCCATGCAATGCCACGGCTTTGCTGTTACGAATGCGGGCAGCGGGCACCGGTCTACTTGTCCTGCCCCTCGACGCCGGCCTGCTGCATCAGATCGGCAATACTCTTTTCAAGGTCATCTATCCTGGTGCCCATATCGTCGATGCGGGAAATGATCTGGTCCGACATCGTCTGGAACTTGTCCTGCACATTCTGCAGCAGGTTTTGCACCTAGTTTGGAGGAAACAGGTTAGCTTATCAGCAACTGTTTTGCAAATGCACACTCTACCACCCTACCACACTACTTACGTATATCGTCAGTTCCTGCATGTTCTTCGGGTCTACGTTGCTGTTCAGCGAGTAGTTCTGCTCGGCATCGCTGTCGATTTCAGACTTTGCATCGGCCATTGCGTCGCTCGGTTCGATCGTCACTGAAGCACACGGGAAAGAAGCAGTTCCGCCAAACGACCGCTCACTGCCGGCTACGATTACTTTCTGAGATGTGAGGATATAATGCTACGATTTGtggcacgcacgcacgcacgcaacaACACCCAGCCCGTACTTTGCAATCGAATAAACAAACTAACtcgaagagaaaaaaaaaacgctgaaaACTGCATCTTTTGTCTCTTGTTCgcggagctgtcaaatttgcCATTGACAGTTGCCGGCACGTTGCGCATTTCAGCGTTTCTCAAGCGTTGGCACAAAGTTGTAgcaattaaaattgtttttttttttcgttactgCGATAAGAGGAAAAAGTAAGATTTTTAGTTTGGCTTtacgtttattttattttttaatcaatGCAATTAAACATCCAACCGTTACAATTTATTTACATAATTAAGATGTTTCTTAGAACATATTTCATGAAGTGCTCCAATCCGTGGAAAGCCGAACCATACAAGTTCTTGGACCAATAGAACAAAAAGAGAGTTTTGTATCCACTAGAAATTATGCCACGAAAGTCGGAAACTTTCATGTTGAACTGCTAGCTGAGGGATCTTCTCTAACGGGTGCGTTCTATTTCTCTCTGTGGAAAAAGCACATGTTTTGGGATGTTTTTAGGCTGTCGAATTCATAAGTTATGCACTATTCTTAGCTAAACAAAATACAGCTCCCTATTACAGATAAACCCTAAGCATTAATGCAGACACTGCGCAACACTACTTTACTTGCGACGGTTTCCACCACCGCCGGCCAAAATCGTCAAAATTCGGATGAAAATGTTCAATGTGTCCATGTAGATCGAAATCGCTCTGTAATGAAAACGCGTTCGTTTAGCAATGTGTTCGTTGTGATAAATTTTAGTTCACTATACTTACGAGTTGACTGGATCGAACGGCCGGGGAGCGTAGAGTGGATACATTTCTGCCCGCTTCACAATCTTTTGCGTGTCGTACAGGAGGAAACCGCTGAAAAGCAGCAGACCACCGTACAGCGAAAGAGAGGCAATGCCGGCCCCGAGAGCCGTCGTCGGCGGAAGCCACATCGAAGCTAGCGACGAAGCGAATACCACCCCCAAGCCAATCGCTAGCGGTCCGCCCATGTACAGGAACCTGTCGCTCGGCGCACAGACGGCCACGGTGGAGAGGCCTCCGACGATGCCGGCCGTATACCAGGCGGCGCGTGTCAGGATGGCCCCTCCAACGAAGCACATCGGAGCGATCACGGCACCCAGGATGGCCGAATGGGTCGCCCATGCGAGCTGCTTCGCGCCCAAGCCGGGACTGTACGGAATGGACTGTGCCACCATTCCGGAACCAATCATGAGCGCGAATGTGGCGAGAACGGactgaaaagaaataaacaatttattttaataagcTGCTCTCTCCGGCCGTTGGTAGCACTGCAACATACCATCCAACCATTTCTCGATACGAGACTCAGCAGACGGGGCGACCGAAACACGGCCACGGCACTAGCAGCCGAAATTGCGAGCGAACCGCCAAAGTACAGGTACGTGTCCTGTATGCGCTGCTTCACGAACTCGGGCCACAGGTGCGAATTTTCCAGCGTGCTCGTGCCACTGCCCAACCCAAGCCCGTAGAAGCACAGCGCACCGAGGCCGAGGGCGGCACCACCCGCCACCGCTCCCTTGCCGATCGCGTACGCATTCGGACCGGGTGGAGCCATTGCCCGCTCCCGCAACGTCATTCGCTCGGCGCGCGAtgtccagctgctgctgcccgggcTGCTGCCTCCCTTCACATCGCGTGCGTACTGGCGGAACACTGGCTGGAGCTGAGGGCGCTTTGGAACTGTTTGCAGGGCCGATTTGATCAATGCCGACGAGACGAAGGGTCTACCACAGGCCAAACGGGACAGCATCTTCGGAGCTAGGATGGGGGTGAGGAGTAAAAGTAAATgtagaaaatgcaaaaaactGTTTCAAGCTTTTGCTCAATTGCCGTGCAGCGTTGTTCTCGGCGTTGCGATAAACTACGATGGCGACGGTGTTTATGATGTTTTGCATCACGGTACACAACAAGGAGCATGATGAAATTTGGTGCAATCATAACAAATGAAAAGCACCGGATTGCACTATTGGCATTTGGCCAACTAACTTACCTTTTTGTTCGAAACAAAGGCGACAGTTTTTCGATGCGCAAAGCTATTGGAATTTCACAATTTCTGTAAAGAAACTTTGTTTAaacttcgttttgttttaattttcgtATTAGTCGACTGAGCGGACGAGTGACTGACTCAATTCTGGCAAAAGCGCTGCTGTTATGATTGCATATGTTCTTTTTTCCAAAGAAATTTCTCGGGTTTTCAATGACGTTTCGCGAAATTACGAACAATGGTCGTCCCTACCGGACACGATGCATTGTTCGCTAGCGTTCTTGACCGTATAGGCCTACGCCATTTTCAGCAAATTTTCGTTCATCCTCGAAAAAGTAAATTTACGTCTACTATTGGAACAATTTTTTCAGCTTGATTTAATACAAATATCCCTTGATGCCACCAGCGGTTTGATCTAACCATCACATCCTGAGGTGATTTGCTCAAAAAATCTATATTAAATACATCTACTAAACTTAAAATATGTACTACATTAATAAGCAAAATAATGCAgtgatattttcattttgtttcactcACGAGGAactgtccaaaaaggccgtattgctgcAGTGGCATTTTCATTCAGTTAATTAAAAACGCGCACACAAGCATACACACGCTAGATAGCCTGTTTGTGAACAAAAAGGATTGAGGAGCAATGGATTGTGCCGGTTGCAAAGCCAACTACGTTCATTCCGTTGCCATGGCAACCTTCATGGTAACCAGAGTAACTGTGATCTTTTGTGCAGCATCATCGCACGACCGGCCAGGGCTCAGACCGGTGTTGGACAGTTTAGTTGAAAATCTGTAACCGACCTAAACAGGTGTTCTTAGTGCGCTGATTACGCAGGAAGAGATACGGAGACaaatcgtttgaaaaaaaaaccttcaaaaaCTTTGTGCAACAATGAGCAAACAAAAGGATCGCAAAAAGTCGTTGGAAAAACGGCTTTACCAACTAGGGGCGACGGAGGAAATGCCGTCGCTGGTGCAGCAGACCAGAAAGATTCTG
Proteins encoded:
- the LOC120957853 gene encoding cell division cycle protein 23 homolog translates to MDPPVDLKVVKQDILAGIVECEKRCLLQCTKWLAELNHGLADTPVELRGNSAFENVHSGIEASEYDSYLLAKSYFLVREYDRSAYFTRNCLSPVPKFLHLYATYMSKEKKRLDNMTDSSVVSSVSHAKDFAELLSILRMEHSKDSLDGYCLYLYGVILKKLDLNDIAVRVFVEAINAEPTLWSAWLELAPLVNDKRMLEGLKLPNHWMKSIFEGYTYIELFQNDEGIKIFENLQKNGFGKCIFIPTLLAIAYSNKRDVDRSIDIFQHLQSVDPYRLDNLDSYSNLLFVKDMKTEMSHLAHKVVEINKYSPETCCVVGNYYSIRSDHYKAVMYFQRALKLNPRYLSAWTLMGHEFMEMKNTNAAIQSYRQAVEVNKRDFRAWYGLGQAYEILKMTFYSLYYYKAAQQLRPYDSRMLVALGETYEKLNKVADALKCYQKAYNVGDIEGVALYSMAKLYEKQGETEKAIPAFLKFCSDEKLIADKASLCHAYMTLGNYYEKIEDLDKASYFAYKCLDYEEMKREAESLLKSIANKRAHKATTSAATAATNPSGAGKSTEEEKPTPEGVPAETYGEDMEMDETNLSKRIEVAMAEEEEEQEEEAGTSELAESSDMPEFHMEDSYDVNE
- the LOC120957854 gene encoding CBY1-interacting BAR domain-containing protein 1-A isoform X1, which gives rise to MLRSGNTTTLLCDEQTKFILERISTVEKHFGELCGAFAEYTRKVARMRDKTDELAHTTQDYCDTEKLNPTLTGALSSMAKAVTLLGDFHDARVKRLEAKIVSELAQYETVCKHCKEDVKEALLVRDKDLAKRKQLEQSKSRNGRLKRNTNDTEIIKSNLEVEKALKEIEHQVERFEKQKLHDLKELLLSFVLIELKMHTQAVEVLSATYQDISDIDESKDLQSVHKELKRQNRQFKKILQQDTVPDRYFLQRIKSQSMGALNATLAGFNTGRKNKSLSSNSLNSSQEQEEQEIATESSEQQRTQKKGATVSRRSNKTSIQSVESLDTLKRNLSSDSSSTSEEDDTEDSETLTDENSDTPIKTIKAAGGLSDYGKKSQVDSSFKIIKLKDYNP
- the LOC120957854 gene encoding CBY1-interacting BAR domain-containing protein 1 isoform X2, translated to MLRSGNTTTLLCDEQTKFILERISTVEKHFGELCGAFAEYTRKVARMRDKTDELAHTTQDYCDTEKLNPTLTGALSSMAKAVTLLGDFHDARVKRLEAKIVSELAQYETVCKHCKEDVKEALLVRDKDLAKRKQLEQSKSRNGRLKRNTNDTEIIKSNLEVEKALKEIEHQVERFEKQKLHDLKELLLSFVLIELKMHTQAVEVLSATYQDISDIDESKDLQQFKKILQQDTVPDRYFLQRIKSQSMGALNATLAGFNTGRKNKSLSSNSLNSSQEQEEQEIATESSEQQRTQKKGATVSRRSNKTSIQSVESLDTLKRNLSSDSSSTSEEDDTEDSETLTDENSDTPIKTIKAAGGLSDYGKKSQVDSSFKIIKLKDYNP
- the LOC120957855 gene encoding heat shock factor-binding protein 1, encoding MADAKSEIDSDAEQNYSLNSNVDPKNMQELTIYVQNLLQNVQDKFQTMSDQIISRIDDMGTRIDDLEKSIADLMQQAGVEGQDK
- the LOC120955964 gene encoding growth hormone-inducible transmembrane protein-like, producing the protein MLSRLACGRPFVSSALIKSALQTVPKRPQLQPVFRQYARDVKGGSSPGSSSWTSRAERMTLRERAMAPPGPNAYAIGKGAVAGGAALGLGALCFYGLGLGSGTSTLENSHLWPEFVKQRIQDTYLYFGGSLAISAASAVAVFRSPRLLSLVSRNGWMSVLATFALMIGSGMVAQSIPYSPGLGAKQLAWATHSAILGAVIAPMCFVGGAILTRAAWYTAGIVGGLSTVAVCAPSDRFLYMGGPLAIGLGVVFASSLASMWLPPTTALGAGIASLSLYGGLLLFSGFLLYDTQKIVKRAEMYPLYAPRPFDPVNSAISIYMDTLNIFIRILTILAGGGGNRRK